The genomic window GCCCGAACGCCAACCACGCTTCCATAGCCATGCCAGTGTGACCGCTGCAGTCTTACCCATGCCAGTCGGCACGCTCAGCAGGTCTGGCCATGGCTGCTCAGCAAGACGGGCTTGATAATCGAAGGGCGAAGATAAACGCGTGGCCTCTGAAAAAAATCTTCTGTAGTCCATGCCAGCAACCAAAGCACATCGAAAGACTTCTGTTCGTCAACAATGCATTTCAACTTCATTGCCATCGCTCTTTTCTCACTCGCGATGGTCTCCCTAGAATCACGCCATCAAACAGCAGGTATTTGATAGGAAGCAAAATAGCATCCACTTTTAAAAAACACAAGGACCTTAGGTAACGGATTGCCGCCATACTGCGTGGATCCAGTCATGGTTCCAGATCGATGAACAGCATCCCTCTTGCACCCATCCGAATGGCCTGAAAAGCAGACGAATCGCGGCGCGCACCAGAATCCATGATCTGTCCCCCGGCAGTCAGAATAAAGCCATTAAACATTATGTAACAACAACTGCTACAGACATCTTGGATTGTCATTTTCGAGTGCCTTACCCTGCAAATCCCGTATTATGATGCTCGTTGTTAATTTCTGGCAAGAGGTGGTCGTGATGCGTCACTCCTACCTTGTCTGTTATGACATCTCCGACGACAAACGCCTGCGCAAAGTTTTTAAAATCATGCGTGGCTTTGGGGACCATCTGCAATTCTCTGTCTTTGAATGCCAGTTCACCCCCGCAGACCTGGTGCGCTGCCGTGAGGCCCTCCGGGCCGTCATCCATCATGAAGCCGATCAGGTGCTATTCGTCAACCTCGGACCCGCAGAAGGTCGGGGCGAACGCGTCATTACTGCTCTCGGCAGGCCCTACACCAACATGGACAGTCCCTGCATTGTTGTCTGACTCTATCGCAAAAGGAGCCGATGCATGTCAACACAGCCTCTCCATCAGGACAAAGATCTCATTCATCACCTCCGCCTTCGGCCCCCCAACGCCCTGCCTGATCTTCTGCCCGCCCGAATGTTGAATGAGTTTGCTTATTGTCCGCGCCTCTTTTTCTACGAGTGGGTCGAAGGCGTCTTTGAACACAACGTCGAAACCCTGGAAGGACAGGCCATCCATTCTCGTGTGGACTCCACACCTGGCAGCCTTCCCGCCCCGGAAGACCTTCCGCAGGAAACCATCCATTCCCGCTCCATCACCCTTTCCAGCGATCGCGCTGGTCTCATCGCAAAGCTCGACCTTATCGAAGGTGACAACGGTGTTGTCTGCCCGGTGGACTACAAAAGGGGCCGCCCGCGCGAAGTCGACGCCCTGCCTGCGCCCTGGCCTTCGGACCGCATCCAGATCGCCGCCCAGGCCATCGTCCTGCGCGACAATGGCTACTCCTGCAAAGAAGGCATTCTTTACTATGCCAGCACCAGGCAACGCGTGCGCATCGTCATAGACGATGCTCTGCTCGCTGAAGCTGAAGAGCTGCTGGTCCAGGCCAGAAGCATTGCTTTACAAGATCAGCCTCCACCCCCACTGGTGGACAGCCCCAAATGTCCCCGCTGCTCGTTAGTTGGAATCTGCCTTCCAGATGAAACCAACGCACTTCAGACGCGTGCTCTACGCTTTGAAGCAGCTCGCCCCATGCAGATGTCCTTGTTTGCCCTCGAACCGGATGCTTCTCCTGCACCGGTACGGCAGCTGCTCCCCGCCCGCGACGACCTCCGCCCTCTGTATCTCAACTCCCAGGGCTTCCGTGTCGGTAAGTCCGGAGAAGTCCTGCAAATCAA from Pseudacidobacterium ailaaui includes these protein-coding regions:
- the cas2 gene encoding CRISPR-associated endonuclease Cas2; translation: MMLVVNFWQEVVVMRHSYLVCYDISDDKRLRKVFKIMRGFGDHLQFSVFECQFTPADLVRCREALRAVIHHEADQVLFVNLGPAEGRGERVITALGRPYTNMDSPCIVV